The proteins below are encoded in one region of Paeniglutamicibacter cryotolerans:
- the upp gene encoding uracil phosphoribosyltransferase, protein MRVQVIDHPLVAHKVSVLRDKNTPSPVFRQLTDELVTLLAYEATREVKTVQVEVETPVAVTIGTAFAKPTPLVVPILRAGLGMLEGMTRLVPTAEVGFLGMARNEETLDIITYAERLPADLTGRQVFVLDPMLATGGTLIESIKFLFDRGAEDVTCICLIAAPEGLARLEAAYGDNDKVHLVLASLDERLDENAYIVPGLGDAGDRLYGVAH, encoded by the coding sequence ATGCGCGTACAGGTAATCGACCACCCGTTGGTGGCCCATAAGGTTTCGGTCCTGCGGGATAAGAACACCCCCTCGCCGGTCTTCCGGCAGCTGACCGACGAGTTGGTGACCTTGCTGGCCTACGAGGCCACCCGCGAGGTCAAGACCGTCCAGGTCGAGGTCGAAACCCCGGTGGCGGTGACCATCGGCACCGCTTTCGCCAAACCAACCCCGTTGGTCGTCCCGATCCTGCGTGCCGGGCTCGGCATGCTCGAGGGGATGACCCGTCTGGTTCCCACGGCAGAGGTCGGCTTCCTGGGCATGGCCCGCAATGAGGAAACACTCGACATCATCACCTACGCCGAGCGCCTGCCCGCCGATCTGACCGGCCGCCAGGTGTTCGTGCTCGATCCGATGCTCGCCACCGGCGGCACGCTGATCGAATCGATCAAGTTCCTCTTCGACCGCGGCGCCGAAGATGTCACCTGCATCTGCCTGATCGCCGCACCGGAAGGACTGGCCCGTCTGGAAGCAGCCTACGGAGACAACGACAAGGTGCACCTGGTGCTCGCCTCGCTGGACGAGCGTCTCGACGAAAACGCTTACATCGTCCCTGGCCTCGGCGATGCCGGTGACCGCCTCTACGGGGTGGCCCACTAG
- a CDS encoding putative bifunctional diguanylate cyclase/phosphodiesterase, translating into MDHIEQAEAETWKLQRRLDRERRARLEAESIAEQGFRDLFEKNQQLLMLEAIADAANQADSITDALQSALRTVCRFTDWQVGHAYIVEESKEGPYLAPTSIWDRVEEESFHDFYLSTETLEFRPGAGLPGRVLASAEPVWIRDLALDSNFLRTATSGRAGLKSAAAFPILLGTEVTAVLEFFSNRVLELDETLMRLMAKIGTQLGRVVERNRAQEQLIHHAFHDPLTRLPNRALFADRLAHAVARSHRHGEDKFAVLFIDLDRFKLVNDSLGHPAGDDLIVQVAERLRACLREEDTLARMGGDEYTVLLDSIEDVNDAMRIAERLISAFQEHFVIAGEELFASASIGIATSTGGGETAPEILRHADLAMYRAKSLGKGRFELYDPGMHELAASRLALENRLRRALHENEFVVHYQPIISLSEGGIVGVEALVRWRKSETELVYPDGFISVAEETGLILFLGMWVLREACSTMVRWHKEFPRTPELTVSINVSALQFAQNDFVQQVSKVLRETGIRPETVSLEITESVSMTNSEHTMTVLARLRALGVRISIDDFGTGYSSLAYLHRFQLDTLKIDRSFVAQLDDSKEGLHVVQSIMDLAQNLGLNVVAEGAENARHVAQLTAMGCEFAQGFYYSRPVEAGALSALLEEQGQQPNSIVA; encoded by the coding sequence ATGGACCATATTGAGCAGGCCGAGGCGGAGACCTGGAAACTCCAACGACGGCTTGACCGGGAACGGCGAGCTCGCTTGGAAGCGGAATCGATTGCCGAGCAAGGTTTTCGGGACCTCTTTGAAAAGAACCAGCAACTACTCATGCTGGAGGCCATTGCCGATGCTGCGAATCAGGCGGATTCCATCACCGACGCCCTGCAATCCGCCCTGCGCACGGTATGCCGTTTCACCGACTGGCAGGTTGGCCACGCCTACATCGTGGAAGAATCCAAGGAGGGGCCGTACCTGGCACCAACCTCGATCTGGGACCGGGTGGAGGAAGAGTCCTTTCACGATTTCTATCTGTCCACCGAGACCCTCGAATTCAGGCCCGGTGCTGGCTTGCCCGGCCGCGTCCTAGCCTCAGCGGAGCCTGTCTGGATCAGGGATCTCGCCCTGGACTCCAATTTTTTGCGTACAGCCACGTCCGGTCGAGCTGGGCTGAAGTCCGCTGCCGCCTTCCCGATACTGCTTGGCACCGAGGTGACGGCCGTCCTGGAGTTCTTCTCCAACCGGGTGCTGGAACTCGATGAAACCCTGATGCGGCTGATGGCAAAAATCGGCACGCAACTGGGACGGGTAGTCGAACGCAATCGCGCCCAGGAACAACTGATTCACCACGCTTTCCATGACCCGCTGACGCGGCTGCCGAACCGTGCCCTTTTCGCGGACCGGCTGGCCCATGCGGTCGCACGCAGCCATCGGCATGGCGAGGACAAGTTTGCCGTGCTGTTCATAGACCTGGACCGCTTCAAGCTGGTCAACGACAGCCTTGGCCATCCGGCAGGCGATGACCTGATCGTGCAGGTGGCAGAGCGTTTGCGAGCCTGCCTGCGAGAGGAAGACACGCTGGCTCGGATGGGCGGCGATGAATACACTGTGCTGCTGGACAGTATCGAGGACGTCAATGACGCGATGCGTATCGCCGAACGCCTCATCAGCGCATTTCAGGAACACTTCGTGATAGCGGGTGAGGAACTGTTTGCCAGCGCGAGCATTGGTATTGCCACCAGCACCGGCGGCGGTGAGACTGCCCCAGAGATCCTTCGCCATGCCGATCTGGCCATGTATCGAGCCAAATCACTGGGCAAGGGCCGCTTTGAGCTTTATGACCCGGGCATGCATGAGCTGGCAGCCAGTCGCCTTGCGCTGGAAAACAGGTTGCGGCGCGCGTTGCATGAGAACGAATTTGTGGTTCATTACCAGCCGATCATCTCCTTGAGCGAAGGGGGCATCGTCGGTGTCGAGGCGCTGGTGCGCTGGCGTAAATCGGAGACCGAACTCGTCTACCCGGATGGCTTCATTTCCGTAGCCGAGGAGACCGGCCTGATTCTGTTTCTTGGTATGTGGGTGCTGCGAGAGGCGTGCAGCACCATGGTCCGCTGGCACAAGGAATTCCCCAGAACCCCCGAGCTCACCGTCAGCATCAACGTTTCTGCCCTCCAATTCGCCCAGAATGACTTTGTGCAGCAGGTCTCCAAGGTCCTTCGGGAAACCGGGATTCGTCCGGAAACGGTCAGTTTGGAGATTACCGAAAGCGTTTCCATGACGAATTCGGAACACACCATGACTGTGCTCGCCCGCCTGCGTGCACTGGGCGTGCGCATTAGCATCGACGATTTCGGCACAGGATATTCCTCATTGGCCTACCTGCACCGTTTCCAGCTGGACACTTTAAAGATTGACCGCTCCTTTGTGGCGCAGCTAGATGACAGCAAGGAGGGGCTGCACGTTGTGCAGTCCATCATGGATCTAGCACAAAACCTCGGCCTTAATGTTGTTGCCGAGGGTGCGGAAAACGCGCGGCACGTCGCTCAATTGACGGCGATGGGCTGTGAATTCGCGCAGGGATTCTATTACTCCAGGCCGGTCGAAGCAGGCGCCCTATCCGCGCTGCTGGAGGAACAAGGCCAGCAACCGAATTCGATAGTTGCCTGA
- a CDS encoding bifunctional glycosyltransferase family 2/GtrA family protein, translated as MSLSQHRTRQSAAGHSSVGFRNRAPIATTPAAAVVDIVIPVYNEQAGIEACIRKLQGYVTASLPYATRISIADNASTDDTLAIAERLAREFCDVRVFHLPEKGRGRALRTVWEQSDAQVLAYMDVDLSTDLAALGPLLAPLLSGHSDVAIGTRLAHGSHVSRGAKREVISRSYNLLLHTVLGTHFSDAQCGFKALRRDVADALLPLIRDNEWFFDTELLVLAEQAGLRVAEVPVDWTDDPVSSVHVVHTAAGDLRGVGRLVLCLGTGRIPIGDVRRELSRIPPTEGAHTLFSQLVRFAAIGLASTAAYVLIYWLVRQGTGAQFANFTALLLTAIGNTAANRFFTFGIRGSTAVVTQHLQGLAIFTLGWALTAGALFAVNATTTPSHAGELAVLVAANLLATALRFVLFRNWVFARGTHSKEQAPAFEPETP; from the coding sequence ATGAGCCTTTCCCAGCATCGGACCCGCCAATCGGCCGCCGGCCATTCCTCGGTCGGATTCCGGAACCGGGCACCGATAGCAACGACGCCCGCAGCCGCCGTGGTGGACATCGTCATCCCGGTATATAACGAGCAGGCCGGGATCGAGGCGTGCATCCGCAAGCTGCAAGGGTATGTCACGGCATCGCTGCCCTATGCCACCCGGATCAGCATCGCCGACAATGCAAGCACCGACGACACTCTGGCCATCGCCGAACGCCTGGCCCGCGAGTTCTGCGACGTGAGGGTCTTCCACCTGCCCGAAAAGGGCCGCGGCAGGGCACTGCGCACCGTCTGGGAGCAATCCGACGCCCAGGTGCTGGCCTACATGGACGTCGACCTGTCCACCGACCTCGCGGCGCTGGGCCCACTCCTGGCGCCGCTGCTGAGCGGGCACTCGGATGTGGCCATCGGCACCCGGCTGGCCCACGGTTCGCACGTCAGCCGCGGTGCCAAGCGAGAGGTGATCTCCCGCAGCTACAACCTGCTGCTGCATACGGTGCTGGGCACCCACTTCAGCGACGCCCAATGCGGGTTCAAGGCGCTGCGCCGGGATGTCGCCGATGCCCTGCTGCCGCTGATCCGAGACAACGAATGGTTCTTCGACACCGAGCTGCTGGTGCTTGCCGAACAGGCCGGGCTGCGCGTCGCCGAGGTCCCGGTGGACTGGACGGATGATCCGGTCTCCAGCGTCCATGTGGTCCACACGGCGGCCGGCGACCTGCGTGGAGTCGGACGCCTGGTGCTCTGCTTGGGCACCGGGCGGATCCCGATCGGCGATGTGCGCCGGGAACTCTCCCGCATCCCGCCGACCGAAGGGGCCCACACGTTGTTCAGCCAGCTGGTCCGCTTCGCGGCGATCGGCCTCGCTTCCACCGCCGCCTACGTACTGATCTACTGGTTGGTGCGCCAAGGCACCGGGGCGCAGTTCGCGAACTTCACCGCGCTGCTACTCACGGCCATCGGCAACACTGCGGCCAACCGCTTCTTCACCTTCGGTATCCGTGGCAGCACCGCCGTGGTCACCCAGCACCTGCAGGGCCTGGCCATCTTCACCCTGGGCTGGGCACTGACGGCCGGGGCGCTGTTTGCGGTGAATGCGACGACGACGCCATCGCACGCAGGCGAACTTGCAGTGCTCGTCGCGGCCAACCTGCTGGCCACGGCGCTCCGCTTCGTCCTGTTCAGAAACTGGGTCTTTGCCCGGGGTACGCATTCGAAGGAGCAGGCACCGGCATTTGAACCAGAAACGCCATGA
- the tadA gene encoding tRNA adenosine(34) deaminase TadA, producing MIRDKSTQQALMGLALAEATAALQTGDVPIGAVIVGPDGEVLGTGRNEREADGDPTAHAEIMAIRDAAARLRAAGIDDGWRLEDCTLVVTLEPCAMCAGAIILARIPRVVFGAWDEKAGASGSVFDILREPRLNHWVEVFPGVREAECASMLSDFFKAMR from the coding sequence GTGATTCGCGACAAATCCACCCAGCAGGCCCTGATGGGCCTGGCCCTGGCCGAGGCCACGGCCGCATTGCAGACCGGCGACGTGCCCATCGGTGCGGTCATTGTGGGCCCCGATGGCGAGGTCCTCGGCACTGGTCGCAACGAGCGCGAGGCCGATGGGGATCCCACGGCACACGCCGAAATCATGGCCATCCGCGATGCGGCAGCGCGACTACGTGCCGCAGGAATCGACGACGGCTGGCGGCTGGAAGACTGCACCCTCGTGGTGACCCTGGAACCCTGCGCCATGTGTGCCGGTGCCATCATCCTTGCCAGGATCCCCCGGGTCGTCTTCGGAGCCTGGGACGAAAAGGCGGGGGCTTCCGGTTCCGTGTTCGACATCTTGCGCGAACCCCGGCTGAACCACTGGGTCGAGGTCTTCCCCGGGGTGCGCGAGGCAGAATGCGCGTCGATGCTCTCGGACTTCTTCAAGGCGATGCGCTGA
- a CDS encoding response regulator transcription factor yields MSTSRFSPSQLPRLEHPDGTPVRALIVDDEPSLAELVSMGTRMLGWDVRVAHDGPAAVAEARTFSPDVLVLDRMLPGFDGTEVLTRIRSFRPGIPALFLTAKDAVEDRIDGLRFGADDYVTKPFSLEEVLLRLHRLVERSGIATADEAEIVVGDLTLNTDTREVTRAGKQVALTATEFDLLRYLMENSRRVVSKSQILDGVWHYDFGGQANIVELYVSYLRKKIEADAPPMIHTVRGAGYMLKPAT; encoded by the coding sequence ATGTCGACCTCTCGCTTCTCGCCCAGCCAGCTGCCTCGCCTTGAGCACCCCGACGGAACCCCGGTGCGGGCCCTGATCGTGGACGACGAACCCTCGCTGGCCGAACTCGTTTCCATGGGCACCCGCATGCTCGGCTGGGACGTGCGGGTGGCGCATGACGGCCCGGCTGCCGTCGCGGAGGCCCGGACCTTCTCCCCCGACGTGCTGGTGCTGGACCGGATGCTTCCCGGATTCGACGGCACCGAGGTGCTGACCCGCATCCGCTCCTTCCGCCCGGGGATTCCCGCGCTCTTCCTGACGGCCAAGGACGCGGTCGAGGACCGGATCGACGGGCTGCGCTTCGGCGCCGATGACTACGTCACCAAACCCTTCAGCCTCGAGGAGGTCCTGCTGCGCCTGCACCGGCTGGTGGAACGCTCCGGCATCGCCACGGCGGACGAGGCCGAAATCGTCGTCGGTGACCTGACCCTGAACACCGATACCCGCGAGGTAACCCGGGCCGGGAAGCAGGTAGCGCTCACCGCCACCGAATTCGACCTGTTGCGCTACCTGATGGAAAACTCCCGCCGAGTGGTCTCCAAGTCCCAGATCCTCGACGGCGTCTGGCACTACGACTTCGGCGGCCAGGCCAACATCGTCGAACTCTACGTCTCCTACCTGCGCAAGAAGATCGAGGCCGACGCCCCGCCAATGATCCACACCGTCCGCGGCGCCGGCTACATGCTGAAGCCCGCCACGTGA
- a CDS encoding TetR/AcrR family transcriptional regulator: protein MSETPAPRTRIRATSSKHRLFEASMKLIGERGHHNVTVDEIAAAAGVSKGTVYYNFGSKSELIGELLEYGTAILHERLVSGAALTDPRAGLETMVADALRFMEEYPSFAQLWISEQWQSPSIWADTLAVMRDEVLGVVRTAVERLPTTPGVDSGAMATALFGATLILGRDRHVFHPERGIGACVAAATAFIPR from the coding sequence ATGAGTGAAACCCCCGCCCCACGAACCCGGATCCGTGCCACCTCCTCCAAGCACCGGCTCTTCGAGGCGTCGATGAAACTCATCGGCGAGCGTGGACACCACAACGTCACTGTCGATGAGATAGCGGCGGCGGCGGGGGTCTCCAAGGGAACCGTCTACTACAACTTCGGCTCCAAGTCGGAGCTGATCGGCGAGCTGCTCGAGTACGGCACGGCCATCCTGCACGAGCGGCTGGTTTCCGGTGCCGCGCTCACGGACCCGCGCGCCGGGCTGGAAACCATGGTGGCCGACGCGCTGCGCTTCATGGAGGAATACCCCTCCTTCGCACAGTTGTGGATCAGCGAGCAGTGGCAGTCCCCGAGCATCTGGGCGGACACCCTGGCAGTGATGCGCGACGAGGTGCTCGGTGTGGTCCGCACCGCGGTCGAGCGCCTGCCCACCACGCCGGGCGTCGATTCCGGGGCAATGGCCACCGCGTTGTTCGGTGCGACGCTGATCCTGGGCAGGGACCGGCACGTGTTCCACCCCGAACGCGGCATCGGGGCCTGCGTCGCGGCGGCCACGGCCTTCATTCCCCGCTGA
- a CDS encoding SixA phosphatase family protein has translation MSKHHIKRLLLLRHAKSDYPRGVTDHERPLASRGDREAPAAGAWMAKAGIYPDYIVCSDALRTRSTCAWVISELGEKAPTPYLDSRIYTASSTQLLSIINETPETVGTLLLIGHMPVLQDLAMRLASIDSDEEAVMEMAMDYPTLGLTVFAVDKPWAELDGRDAHVTDFVVPRP, from the coding sequence ATGAGCAAGCATCACATCAAGCGGCTGCTTCTGCTGCGTCACGCCAAGTCAGACTATCCGCGCGGGGTCACCGACCATGAGCGCCCGCTGGCCTCGCGCGGTGACCGCGAGGCGCCCGCGGCGGGGGCCTGGATGGCGAAGGCCGGGATTTACCCGGACTACATCGTTTGCTCCGACGCGCTGCGCACGCGCTCCACCTGCGCTTGGGTGATCAGCGAGTTGGGCGAGAAGGCGCCCACACCGTATCTGGACTCGCGCATCTACACGGCGTCGTCGACGCAGCTGCTCTCCATCATCAATGAAACACCGGAGACGGTGGGCACGCTGCTTCTCATCGGGCACATGCCCGTGCTCCAGGACCTGGCCATGCGCCTGGCCTCCATCGATTCCGACGAGGAAGCGGTGATGGAGATGGCCATGGACTACCCCACGCTGGGACTGACCGTCTTCGCCGTGGACAAGCCGTGGGCCGAGCTGGACGGGCGCGATGCGCACGTGACCGATTTCGTGGTGCCAAGGCCCTAG
- a CDS encoding sensor histidine kinase codes for MSAYPPAPAGTRPARTWTLSRRLLIAVVGLLALVCMVIGVATNTLMQSSLYGQVDGQLANAAARAAAFASSAPGGSTGASDPIFAPGQGAGTLNARLLPSGVLLASGVLDPRTGERSDIVQRDVPALADLVPGGPPISARLSIGDYRLVARKDPITHGTLITGLPLTATNQTLDALRWTMVTVSVAGLSATALIGSLIIRRSLRPLERVSALASAVAALPLDAGEVTLAQRVDPADSVPGTEAGDVGHALNALLDNVESALEVRAASEERMRRFVADASHELRTPLAAIRGYSDLLAATEHFSVDGTRALSRVTEQSQRMGSMVENLLLLARLDEKHGFAPADVDLSELATEICADFTVTAPQDDWVLDVSAGPVIVHADASQMTRVITNLLANAHKHTDPGTRIELEVGRSLDEKYGLLTVTDNGAGIDAEFLPSVFERFTRADVARTGTEGTTGLGLPIVKAIVEAHAGTITVTSKPGRTEFAVRLPLSDSDEPSFPGTSQTVHSQRPPPP; via the coding sequence GTGAGTGCATACCCGCCTGCGCCAGCCGGCACCAGGCCGGCCCGGACCTGGACGCTCAGCCGCCGGCTACTCATCGCCGTTGTCGGGTTGCTGGCGCTGGTCTGCATGGTCATCGGCGTGGCCACCAATACGCTCATGCAGAGCTCGCTCTATGGCCAGGTCGACGGGCAGCTGGCCAACGCGGCCGCCCGCGCCGCGGCTTTCGCCTCCTCCGCTCCCGGGGGCAGCACCGGGGCCTCCGACCCGATCTTCGCTCCCGGCCAGGGCGCCGGCACACTGAACGCACGGCTACTGCCCTCGGGCGTGCTGCTGGCCTCCGGCGTGCTCGATCCACGCACCGGCGAGCGCAGCGACATCGTGCAGAGGGACGTCCCGGCGCTGGCGGATCTGGTCCCGGGCGGTCCTCCCATCAGCGCTCGACTGTCCATCGGCGATTACCGGCTGGTGGCGCGCAAAGACCCCATCACCCACGGAACGCTGATCACCGGGTTGCCGCTGACCGCCACCAACCAGACCCTCGATGCGCTGCGCTGGACCATGGTCACCGTTTCCGTCGCCGGGCTCAGCGCCACCGCGCTGATCGGTTCGCTGATCATCCGCCGCTCGCTGCGCCCGCTGGAACGGGTCTCCGCACTGGCCTCTGCCGTGGCGGCATTGCCGTTGGATGCCGGCGAGGTGACGCTCGCCCAGCGTGTGGATCCCGCCGATTCGGTGCCCGGAACCGAGGCCGGGGACGTGGGCCATGCGCTGAATGCGCTGCTGGACAACGTCGAATCGGCACTCGAGGTCCGGGCCGCCTCTGAGGAACGCATGCGCCGTTTCGTTGCCGATGCATCGCATGAGCTGCGCACGCCGCTGGCGGCCATCCGCGGCTATTCGGATCTGCTGGCCGCCACCGAACATTTTTCCGTCGACGGCACCCGAGCGCTCTCACGGGTCACCGAGCAGAGCCAGCGCATGGGATCGATGGTGGAGAACCTGTTGCTGTTGGCCCGGCTCGATGAAAAACACGGCTTCGCCCCCGCCGATGTGGACCTGAGCGAACTGGCCACGGAAATCTGCGCCGATTTCACCGTCACGGCGCCGCAGGACGACTGGGTGCTCGATGTCTCCGCGGGTCCGGTCATCGTGCATGCCGATGCGTCGCAGATGACCCGGGTCATCACCAACCTGCTGGCCAACGCGCACAAGCACACCGATCCGGGCACCCGGATCGAACTGGAAGTGGGTCGCTCGCTGGACGAAAAATACGGACTGCTGACGGTCACGGACAACGGGGCCGGCATCGATGCGGAGTTCCTCCCCTCGGTGTTCGAGCGCTTTACCAGGGCCGATGTGGCACGCACCGGCACCGAGGGCACCACCGGGTTGGGGCTGCCCATCGTCAAGGCCATCGTCGAAGCCCACGCCGGAACCATCACCGTGACGTCCAAGCCCGGACGCACCGAATTCGCGGTGCGGCTGCCGCTCTCCGATTCCGATGAACCGTCGTTTCCCGGCACTTCACAGACTGTCCACAGCCAACGCCCACCTCCCCCCTAA
- a CDS encoding winged helix-turn-helix domain-containing protein gives MSVTSGYVHISIRNAQNRAAAQRQAASRGDFAPQGYRQLHAVPSHEEPRPMTAPTPVVSAGQVPSTPAPGTDAAARGFVLYVGLDESVAQAQGTSLGKLATQVRAFLQTLSPEAQTHAAVALAPASAPGENIDVVRQALGDPTVNRRPRTESRSGAVAPRPSGVLIDLSRREVHLDGETLNLTFKEFELLNYLVENGTRTVGREELLANLWRNADEVPNERTIDVHIRRLRSKLGRLANTVRTVRGQGYRFYEHPEVVVWAAPEYTI, from the coding sequence ATGTCCGTTACGTCGGGATACGTCCACATCTCCATACGCAATGCCCAGAACCGGGCTGCCGCTCAGCGGCAGGCCGCAAGCCGCGGCGACTTCGCCCCGCAGGGCTATCGACAGCTCCACGCAGTGCCCAGTCATGAGGAGCCCCGGCCGATGACGGCGCCGACCCCGGTGGTTTCCGCCGGACAGGTCCCGTCGACGCCCGCGCCGGGAACCGATGCCGCGGCCCGAGGCTTCGTGCTCTACGTCGGACTCGACGAGTCAGTGGCCCAAGCCCAGGGCACCTCGTTGGGCAAGCTGGCCACGCAGGTCCGTGCCTTCCTGCAGACCCTGTCGCCGGAGGCCCAGACCCATGCAGCCGTGGCCCTCGCTCCGGCCAGCGCGCCGGGCGAGAACATCGACGTGGTCCGGCAGGCACTGGGGGACCCCACGGTCAACCGCCGCCCGCGCACCGAATCCCGCTCCGGGGCCGTCGCACCGCGCCCCTCCGGCGTGCTGATCGACCTGTCCCGCCGCGAGGTGCATCTGGACGGCGAGACGCTGAACCTCACGTTCAAGGAGTTCGAGCTGTTGAACTACCTGGTGGAGAACGGCACCCGAACCGTCGGGCGCGAAGAGCTGCTGGCCAACCTGTGGCGCAACGCCGACGAGGTGCCGAACGAGCGCACCATCGACGTGCACATCCGCCGCCTGCGTTCCAAGCTGGGCCGGTTGGCCAACACCGTGCGTACAGTGCGAGGCCAGGGCTACCGCTTCTACGAGCACCCCGAGGTCGTCGTCTGGGCGGCCCCGGAATACACGATCTAG
- a CDS encoding ArnT family glycosyltransferase, with protein sequence MAGTGVLYLWNLGVNGWANPFYSAAIQAASKSWEAFLFGSFDASNSITVDKPPASLWIPALAVRVFGLNSYSILVPQVLMGLAAFFLLYATVARVAGRPAGLLAGSVLALTPVATLMFRYNNPDALVVLLMTAAAYALCRALQNGKQAVWWMLAAGALLGLGFLTKQLQVLLVVPGFGLAYLLAAPIGWVRRIGHLLAAAAGLVLAAGWWVLLVELWPASARPYIGGSQHNSVLELTFGYNGLGRLSGTEDGSVGTRRTLTAGLFRLFGGGFAIQASWLLPAALILLGGTAWVLYRTRAWRIPAGRQFTGMVIAFGTWLLLTGLVFTFMRGIIHTYYTVALVPAIGALIGLGSWLLWRHRKHTGAITMLGAAVAATGFWAWYLTGRGFLQGWGGYVAMAALAGAIGLALCARRPANSRVSLILLPVAAVLAIASALAAPAAYSAATTQVAKTGAIIIAGPRPTIAHHSGFGHHPAGAPTIPGGLVQAPVPSAAAVRLLREGGDSYRWVAAAIGANNAAGYQLATGLPVMPAGGFNGTDPFPTLAQFKTMVSRGDIHYWIGGGLPEKSHGGSRTSKEINDWVSATFIPTEANGTVLYDLTATGPAR encoded by the coding sequence ATGGCAGGAACCGGTGTGCTCTACCTGTGGAACCTGGGAGTCAACGGATGGGCAAACCCGTTTTATTCGGCGGCGATCCAAGCGGCATCGAAAAGCTGGGAGGCATTCCTCTTCGGCTCCTTCGACGCATCGAACTCGATCACCGTGGACAAGCCACCGGCCTCGCTCTGGATCCCGGCCCTGGCAGTGCGGGTCTTCGGACTCAACAGCTACTCGATCCTCGTGCCCCAGGTACTCATGGGACTCGCTGCGTTCTTCCTGCTCTACGCCACAGTGGCCAGGGTTGCCGGGCGGCCTGCAGGACTACTCGCCGGTTCCGTGCTGGCACTGACGCCCGTGGCCACGCTGATGTTCAGGTACAACAACCCCGACGCCCTGGTGGTGCTGCTGATGACGGCGGCGGCCTACGCCCTGTGCCGGGCACTGCAGAACGGGAAACAGGCAGTGTGGTGGATGCTCGCGGCCGGGGCACTACTGGGGCTGGGCTTCCTGACCAAGCAGCTGCAGGTGTTGCTGGTGGTGCCCGGGTTCGGGCTCGCCTATCTGCTGGCGGCGCCCATCGGATGGGTCCGGCGGATCGGGCACCTGCTGGCGGCCGCTGCCGGCCTGGTTCTCGCCGCTGGTTGGTGGGTGCTGCTGGTGGAGCTCTGGCCGGCGTCCGCCCGGCCCTATATCGGCGGGTCCCAGCACAACTCGGTGCTTGAACTGACATTCGGCTACAACGGATTGGGCCGGCTCAGCGGCACCGAGGACGGCAGCGTCGGCACCCGGCGCACACTGACCGCCGGGCTGTTCAGGCTCTTCGGCGGAGGCTTCGCCATCCAGGCCTCCTGGCTGCTGCCCGCGGCATTGATCCTGCTCGGCGGCACGGCCTGGGTGCTTTACCGAACCCGGGCGTGGCGGATCCCCGCTGGCCGGCAATTCACCGGCATGGTCATTGCCTTCGGAACCTGGCTGCTGCTCACCGGGCTGGTCTTCACGTTCATGCGCGGCATCATTCATACCTATTACACCGTGGCGCTGGTCCCGGCGATCGGCGCACTGATCGGGCTTGGGTCATGGCTGCTGTGGCGGCACCGCAAACACACCGGGGCCATCACGATGCTCGGCGCGGCCGTCGCGGCCACCGGCTTCTGGGCCTGGTACCTGACCGGGCGGGGCTTCCTCCAGGGCTGGGGCGGGTACGTGGCCATGGCTGCGCTGGCCGGCGCCATCGGGCTGGCCCTCTGCGCTCGGCGTCCCGCGAACTCGAGGGTGTCACTGATCCTGCTCCCGGTGGCTGCGGTGCTCGCCATCGCCTCGGCACTGGCTGCACCGGCAGCCTATTCGGCGGCTACAACCCAGGTGGCCAAGACCGGCGCCATCATCATCGCCGGGCCGCGCCCGACCATCGCGCACCACTCCGGGTTCGGCCATCACCCCGCCGGAGCCCCGACGATTCCCGGCGGGTTGGTGCAGGCGCCTGTCCCCTCCGCCGCGGCGGTCCGGCTACTTCGCGAGGGTGGAGATTCCTACCGCTGGGTGGCGGCGGCCATCGGGGCGAACAACGCGGCCGGCTACCAGTTGGCCACCGGGCTCCCGGTAATGCCTGCTGGCGGATTCAACGGCACAGATCCCTTCCCCACGCTTGCACAGTTCAAGACCATGGTCTCGCGAGGGGATATCCACTACTGGATCGGCGGTGGACTGCCGGAAAAGTCCCATGGCGGATCGCGGACATCCAAGGAGATCAACGACTGGGTCAGTGCCACCTTCATCCCGACCGAGGCCAATGGAACGGTGCTGTACGACTTGACCGCCACCGGGCCGGCGCGGTAA